The genome window TAATTTGCTGCATGGAAAATTAAGCCAAAATTGAAGGGCTGTCTCAAATCGGCAAAACTTGACAAATTCTTCCTTCCtagcttaatttcattttcttcatttttggcatataattggctattaaaatgtatttatcagATAGAATATGGCACAGAGGTCTCTGGTGGGTGGGGGATCACAGggatatttagttttaaaagactgaaagttCATTGGTTCCAGTTATGTCTTAGAAATTACTTCAACAAATTTGCTTTTTGAGGTCACgggaaaaaagcaaaggagacaaaggaaaaataagtgtTTCGGGGTGGCGTTCCATGACTGGTTTGGTACCGAAATTGTTGGGTGAAGAGGATCCatccaaactcttccaaaaaatagcaACTCTGTCACCTGGCCCCAGGTGGTGTTTTAAAATGCCGATTCAGCTTCCGTTACTAACTTTTGCCTCCGTCTTTCAAGTAGCCGAAATTGTTCTCACCAACAAACTTCTATTTCCTATGATTTTCTGCAAAGGCTCAAGCCCCTCCAACTCAAATTTGATCATGAACACATCTAGGACTTCAAAAAGGTCAAATTCCCCTGCTTTTCCTTTCCAGTGCCCCTCTCATAACTTTCCCCTTTATTTGAGCCTTTTATGGTTACTGGGTTTTGCGTGTCAACACTCCCGACACCAGCAGCCCACCGTGCAATGCCAGGCCAGGCCCAGGAGGGCCTCCTTGGCTTTTTTACTCGCCCCATCCAGTCACGTCTTGGGTTCAGGAATGGCAGGGCTGGGTGACAAGTCGGCTTCACCAATCACAGGCTCAGGGGAGCGATTTTCTTGGAGATGGGCTGGCCTGCGTAGTTGATGCTACAGAACCAAATAGACTCACTCTGAGGGCTCCTGCACCCACCCCAGCACTTTCAACTGCTCAGATGGAATGTTGCTCCTAAGGAGGAGCCTTAAATTTACCACAGAACACACACCAGCTCCCTGCTAATGGCTAAGATGGGGGGTGGTGGGCTGGGGCTCCGAGGGTGAGAAATGGAACGAAGGGATGAATTTGGTCAGGGCTGTGATGCTTGACACCAAGAGCCCGCTCTATCCCCTGGAAGCCAGACCCAGTTGCTCAGGGCTGCTCCTATCTAAAGCCCCAACTTTGCTTGAAAAAAAACCACCCTCTTAATTTGCCCCTCTCAGTTCTCTGCAGTTGGCAGCTTGGAAAAGAAAGCGAAACAAAGGTCCCTGGGAAAGTGAAGTTTTCAATTAATTGGTGTGAGTAATgggcgggggtgggtggtggCTGCAAAATGCAAGAGGCAGTTGGGCTGCTGGGGAGGCGCAGAAGTTTCGTGGCTGGCAGCACAGTCGCTTTCTCCAGGTGCCCTCCACAGGGTTTTTCTGCTAGCCAGGGGAATCTGCGCCCAGGCTGGGGAGCCCAGTTCGGGAGGCGACTCCGCTTGGCCTGAGTGTAGAGGCGAATAATGTGGACCAGGCATCAGGAGTTTTCTCGCTGGGGCAGATCGTCAGGTTCGCCGCGCCATGGCCGAGCCTTTTCTTCTGCTTGACTTACTTGTAAGTCTCTGTCCCAGCCCCAAGGGCGCTTCGTGGGCATTTTCCTGGTggacggtgtgtgtgtgtgtgtgtgtgtgtgtgtgtgtagggagggtCTGCTCCAATTGGTCTTAATTCGGAAGATCCCCGATGACAACCTGCGTGAAATGCCTTTGCCCCGAGCAGTGTTCAAGGTAGGGAAAAGAAGCTCCCTTGGGCTTGGCGTCTAGGTCAGCTAATCCAAGGGACTGAGCAACAGGATCCAAAATCAGTCTGTTTTCACATCATTCTGACCATCTCTGTCCTTCGCCTTCGTTTAGTTGTGCAGCTCGGGGATCCGAGGAGAGGTGGCAAAAACAGCCGTGGCCGGAACAAGGCGCAGGCCTCGGCGCCCGTCTCAGTCGCAGACAGGGCCTAGGATGGGCGGTCGCGCAATCAGCTCGCGGGGGTTGGCTGCAGCGCAAACGCCTGGGTCCGGGGCAGGGCGGGAAGGGGCGGTGGGCTGCGCTAGGGGCTGGGAAGGGGTAGGGGCCGGGGTGGGTGGGTCCAGCGGGGCCCTGGCCGGGAGCCAGGCTCtcccgcgcccccacccccacgtgGCCCCGCGCAGCCAATGGCGCGGGCCCGAGCGGGAGCCctcggggagggaggaggcccccCGACCGGCCCAGGCCCCCTCCCAACCTGAACTTCGTTTTTATAAACGTCCCGCGATGAGCTAACCTGTtggagggcgggcgggcgggaggCGGGAGGCTCGCGGAGGGAGAGAGGGCGAAAGGAAGAGGGCGGGAGcgagagaacgagagagaaaggagaggagggaggaagcgcGCCGCGCCATGGTGTCCTGcgccgggccggggccggggccggggccgggccagGCCGGGCCATGAGCCGCGCCGGGAGCTGGGACATGGACGGGCTGCGGGCGGACGGTGGGGCCGCCGCGGcggccccagcctcctcctcctcgtcctctgtggcggcggcggcggcgccgggcCAGTGTCGCGGCTTCCTCTCGGCGCCAGTGTTCGCCGGGACACACTCCGGgcgtgcggcggcggcggcggcggcagcggcggcggcggcagcggcggcctCGGGCTTCGCATACCCCGGGACCTCTGAGCGTGCGGGCTCCGCCTCGTCGTCGTCATCTTCGGCTGTGGTCGCAGCGCGTCCGGAGGCTCCCTCCGCCAAAGAGTGTCCGGCGCCCGGCGCGGCCGCTGCAGCGCCTCCGGGCGCCCCAGCTCTGGGCTACGGCTACCACTTCGGCAACGGCTACTATAGCTGCCGCATGTCACACGGCGTGGGCTTACAGCAAAACGCTCTCAAGTCGTCGCCGCACGCCTCGCTGGGAGGCTTCCCGGTGGAGAAGTACATGGACGTGTCGGGCCTGGCAAGCAGCAGCGTACCGGCCAACGAGGTGCCCGCGAGAGCCAAGGAAGTGTCCTTCTACCAGGGCTACACGAGCCCCTACCAGCACGTGCCTGGCTACATCGACATGGTGTCTACCTTCGGTTCCGGGGAGCCTCGGCACGAGGCGTACATCTCCATGGAGGGCTACCAGTCCTGGACGCTGGCCAACGGGTGGAACAGCCAGGTGTACTGCGCCAAGGACCAGCCACAGGGCTCCCACTTTTGGAAATCATCCTTTCCAGGTAGGAGCgttggagtggggggggggggacggggagaCCAGGcgggagggagtgggggcagggaagagagtgTACGGAAAGAAAGCACTAGGAGTGTAGGTCCCTACTTGGGAGCTGCGCTTGTCCTCCTCGCCCAGCCAAGGTTAACCTGATGGAACAGTTCCTATAGTTTGCCTGAAATTTGTacatttctcctttgatttaAACTGTCCCTCTCACAACCCTTTTCTTCTTGTGTGTGGGCATAAGCCTGTTTTTCTCCCACAGTTGAGGGTCTTTGCgtgtgccctctgctcaggccTTGGCCCCTCCTCCCTGAAGAAGTGTCACAGAGTTGGGTCCCACTTTTAAAGGATATGACTGCCCCAGGGTCACCACTAAAGCTTCTAAGAGCTCACAAACTCCAGACACAGCAACACAAGAAATCAAAGCTTGAACAAAaaaacctggatttttttttaagtctgcgtatgtttgtatgtgtgcaaCCAGCATTTGCAGAAACTATCCTTATAACTGTCCCCAATAACCATGCCATAAAATTGAAGGCTTGTTAAGATGCTGGTTTGAGAAACCATGATGATCCATCAAATGGCCTTCACTTTGAAGTGTAAATAATCTTTCTTTAATAATGTGTAAATAATATGTctgtataaataataataaaatgcaagcAGCCTGGTTTTCTTTATTCCCCATACCCCttccaaacatacacacacagcccCCAGTGGTGCTCCAGAAACCCtggtctaattttttttcatgctgtTTTTTATACCAGGGGATGTGGCTCTAAATCAGCCAGACATGTGTGTCTACCGtcgggggaggaagaagagggtgcCCTACACCAAACTGCAGCTCAAAGAACTGGAGAACGAGTATGCCATTAACAAGTTCATTAACAAGGACAAGCGGCGGCGGATCTCGGCTGCCACGAACCTATCCGAGAGACAAGTGACCATTTGGTTTCAGAACCGAAGAGTGAAAGACAAGAAAATCGTCTCCAAGCTCAAAGACACTGTCTCCTGATGTGGACCAGATTGGCCAAAGAGAGTTTAAATGCTTTCAGTTGTCTCCAAAAGACCTTCGGAAAGACTTGAATATGTATTTAATTTCGCCCCATCTCCCTGCCAATGATGGCAAATTTTGTGAattgttcttctcttttccccttatCTGGCTCTAAAACCTTTTGCTACCCAACCTGACTCTGTAGTTCTGTTTCTTACTTGtttattattgattttgttcttgtctagttttttttttttatgatgtttttaatgttctgtttctccctccagGCCAGTATAAAGGacttgaagtattttttaataatcccccccaaaaagaatttcagaagtgCCATTATGattttagggttttattttcttaaatcacTTCATATGCCTGTTTCCAGCACTGATTATCTTCATAATCTACTAGGGTAGAAGGATTTGCAGTCATTCATATCCTGCGATTGGGCAATTTAATCATTAGCTCTCAGCAGTCACTCTGAGGCAAGTGGAAACAGCTCTGGGCAAACGGTGCTCTAGGGTCACTGGGAAAGTCTAAAAACAGGCGGCTGGAGGTACTGTGATGGCTTTAAAAGCAGCTACCTTATTAAATAGGGTTTGTATCGATATTGGAATGAAGACAATCTTCCCTACTTTGGGTCT of Halichoerus grypus chromosome 4, mHalGry1.hap1.1, whole genome shotgun sequence contains these proteins:
- the HOXD13 gene encoding homeobox protein Hox-D13, whose protein sequence is MSRAGSWDMDGLRADGGAAAAAPASSSSSSVAAAAAPGQCRGFLSAPVFAGTHSGRAAAAAAAAAAAAAAASGFAYPGTSERAGSASSSSSSAVVAARPEAPSAKECPAPGAAAAAPPGAPALGYGYHFGNGYYSCRMSHGVGLQQNALKSSPHASLGGFPVEKYMDVSGLASSSVPANEVPARAKEVSFYQGYTSPYQHVPGYIDMVSTFGSGEPRHEAYISMEGYQSWTLANGWNSQVYCAKDQPQGSHFWKSSFPGDVALNQPDMCVYRRGRKKRVPYTKLQLKELENEYAINKFINKDKRRRISAATNLSERQVTIWFQNRRVKDKKIVSKLKDTVS